The Trichocoleus desertorum ATA4-8-CV12 genome includes the window CAGCAAGAGGTAAGGGTCCGTCGGGATGCCGAAACTCTAGATACCTTAGCCTCGGCCTTCTCTAGTTCAGGTCGCTGGCAAGAGGCGCAGCAAACAATGCAGACAGCTTTGCGATCGGGAATTCGAGATGCAGGGCTATTTCATCGAGCGGGTGTGATTGAACAAGCGTTAGGCAACTCGGCTGAGGCGCAAAAATTTTTCCAACTAGCTCAAGAAACAGACCCCACCTTTGATGAGCAAGCTCAGCGGGCTTTGGGGTTAGGTGTAGGACTTTTAGGATTGAGCTGAAATCTTGTTAAGAAGCGAGATTGACGTTGTTAATGAATAAAAATTGTTATGAATAGAAAGTGGTATCGCCTGATCAGGCTCAGTCTGCTCTCACTGTTGGGGTCTCTCTTGCTTTGGGGAGCGACGGCAGCGCCAGGTCAATCACATTGGGCAGACTTGGCTGTGGCAGAGATTAGGGTGGCTGAAACTCAAGCTCAAATAACTCTTACCTTCCCCACGGGGCTAATGACCTCAGTGGATGATAACCAAGATAATCAGCTTTCTGCGTCGGAAGTCGGCAAACACCAAAGTGAGATTGAGGGTTTCTTGAGCGATCGCATTCGACTCACCGATTCCCAGCGCCAAACCAGTACTTTAACAGTTCAACCCGCTGACACAACTACACTACCACCCAATCTGCAAGCGACGGCAGGGACTCATAGCACTTTACTCCTGACCTACACCTGGCTCCGTCCGATTCAAGGACTAAAGATTTACTACGACTTGTTTTTGCCAGGGGTGCCTACAGCCCGTTGTCTAGCGACCATTTTTCATCAAGGACAAGTGCAAAATGCCATCTTTAGCCCTGAAAATCAGGAATCTGCCTTAATCCAAGGGTCGCCTTGGCAACTAGCTGCAAGTGTACCGATCGCGATCGCCGGAGCTTTTCTCTGGGGAGCCATGCACGCCCTAACGCCGGGGCATGGCAAAACCATTGTTGGAGCTTACTTAGTCGGTTCACGCGCCACGGTTCAGCATGCTTTGTTTTTAGGGCTGACTACTACCATCGCCCATACAACAGGTATCTTCGCCCTAGGACTAGTCGCCCTTTTTGCCTCTCAATTCATTCTGCCAGAACAGCTCTATCCTTGGTTGAGTGCGATCTCTGGGCTTATTGTCGTTGGCCTGGGCCTGAACTTGTTCTTCAGTCGCATGCGCGACAACCAATGGTTCAGTCGTTGGTCATCGCGTAGAAGTCAGAAATCTGCTCACCGTCATCTGCATGGTCATGATCATGATCACCCTCACGCTCATGACCACCCTCATCCTCATGAACACGAGCACCACCTTCATCCTCACGCTCATGACCACCCTCATCCTCAGGAGCACGAGCATAAGGCTCACTTAGATGCTCACACCCACAGTCATGGGGCTCACACTCACTCGCATTTGCCACCTGGAGCGGATGGCGCCCCAGTGACTTGGCGGAGCTTGCTGGCTTTAGGCATCTCTGGCGGTTTATTGCCTTGCCCTTCTGCTTTAGTGCTGCTGCTGAGCGCGATCGCCTTAGGTCGCGTCGGCTTTGGTGTCATCTTAGTTTTGGCCTTTAGTTTGGGGCTGGCAGGAGTGCTGACTGGCTTGGGCTTACTTCTGGTTTGCACTAAGCGCCTCTTTGAGGGGTTGCCCGTCCAAACGCAATTAGTCCGAGTCCTACCCGCATTAGGGGCTTTAGGCATTTCCTTATTAGGAGTAGTCATCACAGTCCGAGCTGTGATGCAAATCGGGTTAGTGACCACTTAAAAAAC containing:
- a CDS encoding sulfite exporter TauE/SafE family protein; its protein translation is MNRKWYRLIRLSLLSLLGSLLLWGATAAPGQSHWADLAVAEIRVAETQAQITLTFPTGLMTSVDDNQDNQLSASEVGKHQSEIEGFLSDRIRLTDSQRQTSTLTVQPADTTTLPPNLQATAGTHSTLLLTYTWLRPIQGLKIYYDLFLPGVPTARCLATIFHQGQVQNAIFSPENQESALIQGSPWQLAASVPIAIAGAFLWGAMHALTPGHGKTIVGAYLVGSRATVQHALFLGLTTTIAHTTGIFALGLVALFASQFILPEQLYPWLSAISGLIVVGLGLNLFFSRMRDNQWFSRWSSRRSQKSAHRHLHGHDHDHPHAHDHPHPHEHEHHLHPHAHDHPHPQEHEHKAHLDAHTHSHGAHTHSHLPPGADGAPVTWRSLLALGISGGLLPCPSALVLLLSAIALGRVGFGVILVLAFSLGLAGVLTGLGLLLVCTKRLFEGLPVQTQLVRVLPALGALGISLLGVVITVRAVMQIGLVTT